From Pyrenophora tritici-repentis strain M4 chromosome 1, whole genome shotgun sequence, the proteins below share one genomic window:
- a CDS encoding RibD, Pyrimidine reductase, riboflavin biosynthesis yields the protein MTAPARDALQFPDSDRHQLEEYIPLPSSAECMRPEDIAKTFVTLTFATSLDSQLAIAPGVQTALSGPRSKAMTHFLRSRYDAILIGAGTAIADNPSLNCRLEGVGGYGGEGLVGQPRPVVVDPHGRWQFNEESKVLRLAKEGKGKAPYIVTSTNPPADRRATLENVGGKFLFLGLSARDVSQAGSSWHIILDALKQEGIGSVMIEGGGFVINDFLGPSPAYSLVNSVIVTIAPTWLGKGGVQVCPDGGRERLPMTRLRYVKWIPLGEDVVLCGEPNRLIRQTKE from the coding sequence ATGACTGCACCAGCCCGAGATGCCTTACAATTTCCAGATTCCGATAGACATCAGCTTGAGGAGTACATACCACTCCCTTCCTCTGCAGAATGTATGCGACCAGAAGATATCGCGAAAACTTTCGTCACCCTGACTTTCGCTACCTCCCTCGACAGCCAGCTCGCTATTGCTCCCGGTGTGCAGACGGCCCTTTCTGGGCCACGTTCAAAGGCCATGACCCATTTTCTGAGATCTAGATATGACGCCATCTTGATTGGAGCAGGCACAGCCATTGCCGACAATCCGTCCTTGAACTGTCGACTAGAGGGCGTTGGCGGTTATGGTGGCGAAGGACTCGTTGGCCAACCAAGGCCAGTCGTCGTAGATCCACATGGTCGCTGGCAATTCAATGAAGAGAGCAAGGTGTTGAGACTCGCCAAGGAAGGGAAGGGCAAGGCACCTTACATTGTCACCTCTACAAATCCACCCGCAGACCGAAGAGCGACCCTCGAAAACGTGGGAGGGAAGTTCTTGTTTCTGGGTTTATCAGCAAGAGATGTGAGCCAGGCTGGTTCCTCGTGGCACATCATTCTCGATGCATTGAAGCAGGAAGGTATTGGGAGTGTCATGATCGAGGGCGGTGGTTTTGTAATCAATGATTTCCTCGGTCCTAGTCCCGCATACTCTCTTGTTAATTCCGTTATTGTTACAATTGCACCAACCTGGCTAGGCAAAGGTGGCGTACAGGTCTGCCCGGATGGTGGTCGTGAGCGGTTACCCATGACAAGGTTGCGATATGTGAAATGGATACCTCTGGGAGAGGATGTAGTACTTTGTGGGGAGCCTAACAGATTGATTCGGCAAACAAAAGAGTAG
- a CDS encoding chitin synthase B: protein MAYNNTNPQGYNLGEPHTGYDRTRDEEEVGQSLLHENPTGAHSDPFYGNPEVRPHSTYSLTESYATDRPTQYPGQAHEGSVYSATGGYDPAGDFGAPQRAPSPYQRSETSSTEAWRQRQQPGGGAAGGLKRGMTRKVKLVQGSVLSADYPVPSAIQNAIQAKYRNDLESGSEEFTHMRYTAATCDPNDFTLKNGYNLRPAMYNRHTELLIAITYYNEDKVLTARTLHGVMQNIRDIVNLKKSEFWNKGGPAWQKIVVCLVFDGIDPCDKGTLDLLATVGIYQDGIMKKDIDGNETVAHIFEYTTQLSVTPNQQLIRPHDDSASTLPPVQMIFCLKQKNSKKINSHRWLFTAIGRILNPEVCILLDAGTKPGPKSLLALWEGFYNDKDLGGACGEIHAMLDLTKRYVGAGRTSQNFEYKISNILDKPLESSFGYVSVLPGAFSAYRYRAIMGRPLEQYFHGDHTLAKILGKKGIEGMNIFKKNMFLAEDRILCFELVAKAGSKWHLTYIKASKGETDVPEDAAELIGQRRRWLNGSFAAGIYSLLHFGRMYKSGHNLIRMFFFHVQMLYNTFQTILTWFSMASFWLTTVVIMSLVGTKTGDRDAWPFGNTATPIFNTVVTYIYLGFLVLQFILAFGNRPKGSRWSYLISFCVFGLIQLYIVILSIYLVVQAFTNPTSQKLDTTSPEKFAQSFFSSDGVGIIIIALGATFGLYYVASFLYMDPWHMFTSFPQYLLIMSSYINILNVYAFSNWHDVSWGTKGSDKADALPSAKTEKGSDGKHNVIEEPDLPQADIDSQFEATVKRALAPYVPPVESDEKTLEDSYKSFRTHLCTAWIGSNATLAVVITQDNFDRFGFSSSASSRTAHFFQALLWATAALALVRFLGCLWFLGRTGLFFCVRKR from the exons ATGGCGtacaacaacaccaaccccCAAGGTTACAACCTGGGAGAACCGCACACCGGC TACGACCGCACCCGCGATGAAGAGGAAGTCGGCCAGTCGCTCTTGCACGAGAACCCCACTGGTGCACATTCGGACCCCTTCTACGGCAACCCGGAAGTCCGCCCACACTCAACATACAGCTTGACCGAGTCGTATGCCACCGACAGGCCAACACAATACCCTGGTCAAGCCCATGAGGGTTCCGTCTACTCCGCCACTGGCGGCTACGACCCAGCTGGCGACTTCGGCGCTCCCCAGCGGGCACCTTCGCCATACCAGAGGAGCGAGACCAGCTCGACCGAGGCATGGAGGCAGCGACAGCAGCCTGGCGGAGGAGCTGCTGGTGGTCTCAAGCGTGGCATGACCCGTAAGGTTAAGCTTGTGCAAGGTTCCGTCCTCAGTGCCGACTATCCGGTGCCTTCGGCCATCCAGAATGCCATCCAGGCAAAGTACCGCAATGACCTCGAGAGCGGTAGCGAGGAGTTTACTCACATGCGAT ACACGGCCGCGACATGTGACCCCAATGACTTCACTCTCAAGAACGGATACAATCTGCGTCCGGCCATGTACAACCGCCACACTGAGTTGCTCATCGCCATCACCTACTACAACGAAGACAAAGTTCTTACCGCCCGTACCCTGCACGGTGTCATGCAAAACATCCGCGACATTGTCAACTTGAAGAAATCCGAGTTCTGGAACAAGGGTGGTCCGGCTTGGCAGAAGATTGTCGTGTGCCTTGTTTTCGACGGTATTGACCCTTGCGACAAGGGCACGCTCGATTTGCTCGCCACTGTCGGTATCTACCAAGATGGTATCATGAAGAAGGATATTGATGGAAATGAGACTGTTGCTCACATT TTTGAGTACACCACACAATTGTCGGTTACCCCTAACCAACAGCTCATCCGCCCCCACGATGACAGCGCCAGCACGCTCCCTCCCGTCCAGATGATTTTCTGCCTGAAGCAAAAGAACAGCAAGAAAATCAACTCGCACAGATGGCTCTTCACTGCCATTGGCCGCATCTTGAACCCGGAAGTCTGTATTCTGCTTGATGCCGGTACCAAGCCAGGCCCCAAATCTCTCCTCGCCCTTTGGGAAGGTTTCTACAACGACAAGGACCTTGGTGGTGCTTGCGGTGAGATTCACGCTATGTTGG ATCTAACGAAACGCTATGTTGG GGCTGGAAGAACCTCGCAAAACTTCGAGTATAAGATCAGTAACATTCTCGACAAGCCCCTGGAATCTTCCTTCGGATACGTCTCTGTGTTGCCCGGTGCTTTCTCCGCCTACCGATACCGCGCTATCATGGGTCGACCGCTCGAGCAGTACTTCCACGGTGACCATACCCTTGCCAAGATTCTCGGAAAGAAGGGTATCGAGGGCATGAACATTTTCAAGAAGAACATGTTCTTGGCCGAGGACCGTATTCTGTGTTTCGAACTTGTCGCCAAGGCTGGCTCCAAGTGGCATCTGACCTACATCAAGGCCTCCAAGGGAGAGACTGACGTGCCCGAAGACGCGGCAGAACTGATCGGTCAACGTCGTCGTTGGTTGAACGGTTCCTTTGCTGCCGGTATCTACTCCCTGCTCCATTTCGGCCGCATGTACAAGAGTGGCCACAACCTCATCCGCATGTTCTTCTTCCACGTCCAGATGCTGTACAACACCTTCCAAACGATTCTCACCTGGTTTTCCATGGCCTCCTTCTGGCTTACTACCGTTGTCATCATGAGTCTTGTCGGTACCAAAACCGGAGACAGAGACGCTTGGCCATTCGGAAACACTGCTACGCCCATCTTCAACACGGTTGTCACTTACATCTACCTCGGCTTCCTCGTCCTGCAATTCATTCTGGCTTTCGGTAATCGTCCAAAGGGTTCGAGATGGTCTTACCTGATCTCATTCTGTGTCTTCGGTCTGATCCAACTTTACATCGTCATCCTGTCCATCTACCTTGTCGTACAAGCTTTCACGAATCCTACATCGCAGAAGCTCGATACCACCTCGCCGGAAAAGTTTGCTCAATCGTTCTTCTCATCCGACGGTGTTGGTATCATTATCATTGCTCTTGGGGCGACCTTTGGTCTCTACTACGTTGCATCGTTCCTCTACATGGACCCCTGGCACATGTTCACCTCCTTCCCGCAGTATCTGCTCATCATGTCGTCCTACATCAACATCCTTAACGTCTACGCCTTTTCCAACTGGCACGATGTTTCTTGGGGTACCAAGGGTTCCGACAAGGCTGATGCACTTCCCTCAGCGAAGACGGAGAAGGGATCAGACGGCAAGCACAACGTCATTGAGGAACCGGATCTGCCCCAGGCCGATATTGACAGCCAGTTCGAGGCTACTGTCAAGCGTGCTCTTGCTCCTTACGTCCCACCTGTCGAGAGCGACGAGAAGACGCTTGAAGACTCGTACAAGTCTTTCCGTACTCATCTTTGCACGGCCTGGATTGGTTCCAACGCTACCCTCGCTGTTGTAATTACCCAGGACAACTTCGACCGCTTCGGTTTCTCG TCAAGTGCCTCAAGCCGAACAGCGCATTTCTTCCAGGCCCTTCTGTGGGCCACTGCAGCGCTTGCCTTGGTGCGTTTCCTGGGATGTTTGTGGTTCCTTGGTCGTACTGGTCTCTTCTTCTGCGTCAGGAAGAGGTAA
- a CDS encoding Ubiquitin-protein ligase — translation MKTHFPNPDDILNFELTIDPDEGMYKGGRFKFDFKINQNFPHDPPKVKCTQKIYHPNIDLEGNVCLNILREDWKPVLNLNAVVVGLQFLFLEPNASDPLNKEAAEDLKVNREGFKRNVRASLGGGTVKGQSFDRVLK, via the exons ATGAAGACACACTTTCCCAACCCTGACGATATCCTCAACTTCGAACTTACTATCGATCCCGACGAGGGCATGTACAAGGGTGGCCGTTTCAAGTTTGACTTTAAAATCAACCAAAACTTCCCACACGACCCACCGAAAGTCAAGTGCACCCAGAAGATATACCACCCGAACATCGATCTGGAAGGCAACGTCTGCCTTAACATTCTGCGCGAAGACTGGAAACCAGTGCTGAACCTGAACGCAGTTGTTGTCGGTTTACAG TTTCTCTTCCTCGAACCGAACGCGTCGGATCCGCTAAACAAAGAAGCTGCAGAGGACCTAAAAGTGAACCGAGAAGGCTTCAAGCGCAATGTGCGCGCATCGCTGGGTGGTGGTACGGTCAAGGGACAAAGCTTCGATCGCGTCCTCAAATGA